A DNA window from Arachis duranensis cultivar V14167 chromosome 3, aradu.V14167.gnm2.J7QH, whole genome shotgun sequence contains the following coding sequences:
- the LOC107476886 gene encoding dirigent protein 10: MAKLESLSMNATILLLASIFIAFITSTTSTRILIADDEVGTPSTAPQEPDSAVSPVAPLVTPSPVAAAAAAAAATPTALDDHHPTVSFFMHEILGGSNPSARAVTGVVTNPALNAQVAFAKPNGANLPLNAGVPQNNNNAGLLNNNNLPFLTGLGGTTASVFNTNGNNGNNNGVGFSVGNVNQLPEGMTLEKLMFGTMTVFDDELTEGEELGSGLVGKAQGFYVASSVDGTSQVMAFTAKFEENGYADSISFFGVHQTQVSESQLAIIGGTGKYVNAQGFAIIKTFPVNGQQHNTDGVETLVQLTAYLAY, translated from the coding sequence ATGGCAAAGCTTGAATCTCTTTCTATGAATGCCACAATCCTGTTGCTGGCAAGCATATTCATTGCATTCATCACTTCAACTACATCAACCCGAATCCTTATTGCTGATGATGAGGTAGGAACACCATCCACTGCACCACAAGAGCCTGATTCTGCTGTGTCCCCTGTTGCGCCATTGGTGACACCTTCACCTGTTGCAGCAGCAGCGGCAGCGGCAGCGGCCACCCCTACTGCTCTTGATGATCACCACCCAACAGTCTCATTCTTCATGCATGAAATCCTTGGGGGCTCAAACCCCTCTGCGAGAGCTGTCACCGGAGTTGTAACCAACCCTGCACTCAATGCTCAGGTTGCCTTTGCGAAGCCTAACGGTGCAAATCTTCCCCTGAATGCTGGTGTCCCACAGAACAACAACAACGCTGGACTccttaacaacaacaatctccCTTTCCTCACAGGCCTCGGCGGAACCACAGCCAGTGTCTTCAACACCAATGGAAATAATGGTAACAATAACGGGGTTGGTTTCTCGGTGGGAAATGTCAATCAGCTCCCTGAAGGAATGACACTGGAGAAGCTGATGTTTGGGACAATGACAGTGTTCGATGATGAACTAACCGAGGGGGAAGAGTTGGGGTCAGGTTTAGTGGGGAAAGCACAGGGATTCTATGTGGCAAGTTCAGTTGATGGGACCAGCCAGGTAATGGCTTTCACTGCAAAGTTTGAGGAGAATGGATATGCAGATAGCATTAGTTTCTTTGGTGTGCACCAAACACAGGTCTCAGAGTCACAACTTGCAATCATTGGAGGCACGGGAAAGTACGTTAACGCTCAGGGATTTGCTATTATTAAGACTTTCCCTGTCAATGGTCAGCAACATAATACTGATGGAGTTGAGACTCTGGTGCAGCTCACAGCTTATCTTGCATATTAG
- the LOC107476884 gene encoding nodulin homeobox translates to MAVQDNAIKRMRIDKEEPSRSNAQAINLISAVKELHELHSQDLYKFLRDAESFTIHYPTKKGLLLKIDMDKLASSLPLHLTAVLISSSRDKAMFRYVLCGIRLLHSLCDLAPRLPKLDQIFLDDIRVLEQLIDLVFYTLIVLSGYRQEGHAFSHMFLLHSTLVACNLHLLTGFISPQSQDIVHVLLAHPKVDIFMDAAFGSVRMIVRYLEVTLIAIYKHFSEESNLTAEQAVYHLCQQCEASLQFLQSLCQQKLFKERLLKNKELCRRGSILFLARSILKLNVQPSFTSRIVAAISRLKAKVLSILLSLCEAENLSFLDEVASSSHCLDLAKSIASEVFDLLKNAFGKDPRHPINTDRSYPMGFLQLNAMRLADILSDDSNFRSYMTACFTKVLTAIISLSHGDFLSCWCSSNLPGTEEDATLEYDIYASVGWILDLSNQHQTILGLNLIHNSMPCASYAHHRTSLFVKVIANLHCFVPNICEEQERNLFVLKVQECLQMDLSGLLPGFSLTSGSRKAAAVNRNLRSLLSHAESLVPNFLNEEDLHLLRVFIGELQSLTTTPLGGNQGQDSKIEGSLSWDKFVQDSKTEESLSWNKFPKHNNDRYQDALSTGGGSSPLLKERAKLNKSGNLKEGVSENSAFPGIDQQNNRDENTNQSDNLTRQNQEDKATSGKSVSGARDVDKDAQNAETSGSDSSSAKRKNTVVHMDSEHSKSIEPHKKVGVGESAEDEKVETVQRRKRKRTIMNDKQVMLIERALLDEPDMQRNAASLQSWADKLSLHGSEVSSSQLKNWLNNRKARLARTAKDVKAADGDNQVVDKQRGSMLGTHDLPDNHGDASNAGRDLLTLARIASGDNSEPSLAEAAESGHPESVRCNVGQYVVLVDARGDEIGKGKVVQVRGKWNGKSLDELQTYVVDISELKAEKGLRLPYPSEATGTTFADAETKLGAMKVLWNSRRIFPERTE, encoded by the exons ATGGCTGTACAAGATAATGCAATTAAAAG AATGAGGATTGATAAGGAAGAACCATCTCGGAGTAATGCACAG GCAATAAACTTGATATCGGCAGTAAAAGAATTGCATGAGCTTCACTCTCAGGatctatataaatttttaaggGATGCAGAGAGCTTTACTATTCATTACCCTACCAAAAAAGGATTGCTGCTTAAG ATTGATATGGACAAGCTTGCAAGTTCTCTTCCATTGCACCTAACTGCAGTGCTAATCTCATCTAGCAGAGATAAAGCCATGTTTAGATACGTGTTATGTGGTATTCGTCTGTTGCATTCCTTGTGTGATTTAGCCCCCCGACTTCCTAAACTTGATCAG ATTTTCCTTGATGATATCAGAGTGTTGGAacaactaattgatttggttttctaCACACTTATTGTTCTTAGTGGCTACAGACAG GAAGGCCATGCTTTTAGTCATATGTTCCTTTTGCATTCAACTCTTGTAGCATGCAACTTACATCTACTAACAGGGTTTATATCGCCACAATCACAAGACATTGTTCATGTATTGCTTGCACACCCAAAG GTTGACATATTTATGGATGCGGCTTTTGGATCAGTTCGCATGATTGTTAGATATCTTGAGGTTACACTGATAGCTATCTATAAACACTTTTCCGAGGAGTCAAATCTAACAGCTGAACAAGCAGTTTATCATCTCTGTCAGCAGTGTGAGGCTTCTCTGCAATTTCTCCAGTCCTTGTGCCAACAGAAATTGTTTAAGGAGCGCCTGCTTAAAAATAAG GAACTATGTAGAAGGGGCAGCATTCTTTTTCTGGCTCGATCCATCTTGAAGTTAAACGTTCAACCATCCTTTACATCTCGGATTGTGGCTGCCATTTCGAGGCTAAAAGCTAAAGTACTATCTATT CTGTTGAGCTTGTGTGAAGCAgaaaacctttcttttcttGATGAAGTTGCCAGCTCTTCACATTGTTTAGATTTGGCTAAATCAATTGCATCCGAG GTTTTTGATTTGTTGAAGAATGCTTTTGGAAAAGATCCTAGGCATCCCATTAATACCGACAGAAGTTACCCAATGGGGTTTTTACAACTCAATGCAATGCGTCTGGCTGACATCTTATCTGATGATTCAAACTTCCGGTCTTACATGACAGCTTGTTTC ACTAAAGTTCTTACGGCAATAATTTCACTCTCCCATGGagattttttatcttgttggtGTTCTTCTAATCTCCCTGGGACAGAAGAGGATGCAACTCTTGAATATGATATATATGCCTCAGTTGGATGGATTCTGGATCTGAGTAATCAGCATCAAACAATTTTGGGATTGAACCTAATCCATAACAGCATGCCTTGTGCTTCTTATGCACATCATAGGACATCATTATTTGTCAAAGTCATTGCGAACCTTCATTGTTTTGTACCCAACATATGTGAAG AACAGGAGAGGAACCTTTTTGTTCTCAAGGTCCAAGAATGCTTGCAAATGGATCTATCTGGCCTTCTTCCTGGGTTTTCTTTAACTTCTGGTTCTCGTAAAGCTGCAGCTGTTAACAGGAATCTCC gCTCATTGTTAAGTCATGCAGAATCTTTGGTTCCAAACTTTTTAAATGAGGAGGATCTTCATCTTCTAAG GGTGTTCATTGGCGAACTACAATCCCTAACTACTACTCCTCTTGGGGGAAATCAGGGTCAG GATAGCAAAATTGAGGGTTCACTATCTTGGGATAAGTTTGTTCAGGATAGCAAAACTGAGGAGTCATTATCTTGGAATAAGTTTCCTAAACACAACAACGATCGTTATCAG GATGCTCTGAGTACTGGGGGAGGCTCATCACCTTTACTAAAAGAACGTGCTAAACTTAACAAGAGTGGTAACCTGAAGGAGGGAGTGTCAGAGAATTCTGCATTCCCAGGCATAGACCAGCAGAATAACAGAGATGAAAACACAAATCAAAGTGATAACTTGACTAGGCAAAATCAAGAAGATAAAGCTACATCTGGGAAAAGTGTATCAGGTGCAAGAGATGTGGATAAGGATGCTCAGAATGCTGAAACGAGTGGTTCAGATTCTAGTTCTGCCAAAAGAAAGAATACTGTTGTTCATATGGATAGCGAACACTCAAAATCAATTGAGCCTCATAAAAAAGTTGGGGTTGGAGAAAGCGCAGAGGATGAAAAGGTTGAAACTGTACAGAGGAGAAAACGAAAGCGAACTATAATGAATGATAAACAGGTGATGTTGATTGAGAGGGCACTCTTGGATGAGCCTGATATGCAGCGAAATGCTGCTTCACTTCAATCATGGGCTGATAAATTAAGTCTTCAT GGTTCTGAGGTTTCGTCTTCTCAGCTTAAAAATTG GTTGAACAATCGAAAAGCTAGGCTAGCCCGCACAGCTAAGGATGTCAAAGCAGCAGATGGAGACAATCAAGTCGTGGACAAGCAAAGAGGGTCGATGCTGGGAACCCATGATTTGCCCGACAATCATGGGGATGCATCCAATGCCGGAAGAGATCTTCTAACTCTTGCAAGAATAGCTTCCGGTGATAATTCTGAGCCTTCACTAGCCGAAGCTGCCGAAAGTGGTCATCCAGAATCCGTCCGCTGCAATGTGGGTCAGTATGTTGTGCTTGTAGATGCGCGAGGAGATGAGATTGGCAAAGGAAAGGTAGTTCAGGTGCGTGGTAAATGGAATGGAAAGAGTTTGGATGAATTACAAACTTATGTTGTGGATATTAGTGAGCTTAAAGCTGAAAAAGGGTTGCGGCTTCCATATCCATCAGAAGCAACAGGCACCACATTTGCAGATGCTGAAACAAAGTTAGGCGCCATGAAAGTGTTATGGAATTCACGCAGAATTTTTCCAGAGCGCACTGAATGA
- the LOC107476883 gene encoding 60S ribosomal protein L23a, producing MAPAKVDNSKKNDPKAQALKTAKAVKSGSTFKKKAKKIRTKVTFHRPKTLKKDRNPKYPRISAPPRNKLDHYQILKYPLTTESAMKKIEDNNTLVFIVDLRADKKKIKDAVKKMYDIQAKKVNTLIRPDGTKKAYVRLTPDYDALDVANKIGII from the exons ATGGCTCCGGCTAAAG TTGATAATTCGAAGAAGAATGATCCGAAGGCGCAGGCATTGAAAACCGCGAAGGCGGTGAAATCAGGTTCTACATTCAAGAAGAAGGCGAAGAAGATCAGAACAAAGGTTACGTTCCACCGACCGAAGACACTGAAGAAGGATAGGAACCCTAAGTACCCTCGCATCAGTGCGCCGCCGAGGAACAAGCTCGACCATTACCAGATCCTCAAGTACCCTCTCACTACCGAATCAGCCATGAAGAAAATCGAGGACAACAATACTCTCGTCTTCATCGTTGACCTGCGCGCTGATAAGAAGAAGATCAAGGATGCCGTGAAGAAGATGTATGATATTCAGGCCAagaaggtcaacaccttgatcAG GCCTGATGGCACCAAGAAAGCATATGTTAGGTTGACGCCAGATTATGATGCATTGGACGTAGCTAACAAGATTGGGATCATTTAA
- the LOC107477091 gene encoding cytochrome P450 93B16-like, with translation MIMVALLFSLLFLKMFSSSKRNKSCLSYPPSPPSLPIIGHLHLLKPLIHQAFKDLSHKYGPIILLKTGSVRFVVVSNPSLAKEFLKENELTYSSRKMNMAINIVTYHDSTFAFSPYDTYWKFMKKLSTSELLGSRTLSQFLPIRTRELHGFIRSLAEKSMANESVNLTEMLMKLSNNIISQMMLSIKSSGTDSQAEEARVLVREVTKIFGEFNVSDFLEFLKVLDLQGFKKRAMQIHKRYDALLEKIISDRENLRRKKGCDDDDDNKVKDFLDVLLDVSDDKDSEVELTRNHIKSFILDCFTAATDTTAISVEWSIAELFNNPRVLKKAQEEVDRISRNQRLVCENDTSNLPYIHAIIKETLRLHPPIPLLMRKGINDSVISGYNIPKGSILCINIWAMGRDPTIWDSPLEFRPERFLEGQGNALDIKGQHFELLPFGTGRRGCPGMPLAMRELPAIIGALVQCFDWNMLDSKEKLLDHGIPIDMDERPGLTAPRAHDLICIPLARLNPIPFLQKQDSIINL, from the exons ATGATAATGGtagctcttctcttctctcttctttttctcaaAATGTTCTCTTCTTCCAAGAGAAACAAATCATGTTTGAGTTACCCTCCAAGCCCACCATCACTTCCCATAATTGGTCATCTCCACCTTCTCAAACCCTTAATccaccaagccttcaaagacCTCTCTCACAAATATGGACCCATTATACTCCTTAAaaccggttcggttcggttcgttGTTGTAAGCAACCCATCTCTTGCCAAAGAGTTTCTCAAAGAAAACGAGCTCACATACTCTTCTCGGAAAATGAATATGGCTATAAACATAGTTACCTACCATGATTCCACCTTTGCTTTTTCCCCATATGACACCTATTGGAAGTTTATGAAAAAACTCAGCACCAGTGAGCTTTTGGGGAGCCGAACTTTGTCCCAGTTTCTCCCCATTCGAACGAGGGAACTCCATGGGTTCATTCGATCTCTGGCTGAAAAATCAATGGCTAATGAGAGTGTAAACCTAACCGAAATGCTTATGAAGCTCTCCAACAACATCATATCTCAAATGATGCTCAGCATCAAGAGTTCCGGGACAGATAGCCAAGCTGAAGAGGCTAGGGTTTTGGTCCGAGAAGTGACTAAGATCTTCGGAGAGTTCAATGTTTCGGACTTTTTAGAGTTCCTTAAGGTGTTGGACTTGCAGGGTTTCAAGAAGAGAGCCATGCAGATTCATAAGAGGTATGATGCATTGTTGGAGAAGATTATCTCTGACCGCGAGAATCTAAGAAGGAAGAAGGgttgtgatgatgatgatgataataaagtGAAGGATTTTCTTGACGTTTTACTTGATGTTTCCGATGATAAAGATTCTGAGGTTGAGTTGACCAGAAATCATATCAAATCATTCATCCTT GATTGTTTCACAGCAGCCACGGATACAACTGCAATCTCAGTAGAATGGTCAATAGCTGAATTATTCAACAACCCAAGGGTATTGAAGAAGGCACAAGAAGAGGTAGATAGAATCTCTAGGAACCAAAGATTGGTGTGTGAAAATGACACTTCAAACCTTCCATACATCCATGCCATCATAAAAGAAACACTAAGGCTTCATCCTCCAATACCTCTTCTTATGAGAAAGGGAATCAATGACTCTGTAATTAGCGGTTACAACATCCCAAAGGGCtcaatattatgcattaataTTTGGGCCATGGGCCGAGACCCAACAATATGGGACAGCCCACTAGAATTTAGGCCCGAGAGATTTCTTGAAGGCCAAGGGAATGCCTTAGATATCAAAGGGCAACACTTCGAGCTGTTGCCCTTTGGTACCGGACGGCGAGGTTGCCCCGGCATGCCCTTGGCCATGAGGGAGTTGCCTGCCATTATTGGAGCTCTTGTTCAATGCTTTGATTGGAACATGCTTGATTCCAAAGAGAAGTTGTTGGATCATGGAATACCTATCGATATGGATGAACGGCCAGGATTAACTGCTCCTAGAGCCCATGATCTTATTTGCATCCCACTTGCAAGACTCAATCCTATTCCATTTCTACAAAAGCAGGACAGTATTATTAATTTGTGA
- the LOC107476885 gene encoding DNA repair protein RAD51 homolog 4: MAPLKSMEKEYPLIDSHFQSFCASHAIFSLEDFLLYDLHALIASADNHSSSITFKQXIDQLLSVIDTQLPPLMNGLQLLEDAECNKRLLPTGFKGIDALLGGGLRAGQLTELVGPSSSGKTQACLTSASTVAKNGGSVIYFDTGNSFSPQHIAHLVGQTSSYVIGNQAEPGPLQKVMERIICYSVFDIYQMFDVLQQLKINLKSKIVEPDRRVQLLIVDSISSLITPILGGSGPQGHALMISAGYLLKKLADEHNIAVLVTNHMVAGEGGTSKPALGESWKSVPHIRLLLSREYGSNVCNISTLKHPSVLCFRLLTGLLSVYYVFVTANTSYSRLELLASLYLKYNNHISLHCM; this comes from the exons ATGGCGCCATTGAAGAGTATGGAGAAAGAGTATCCTCTCATTGATTCTCACTTTCAAAGCTTTTGTGCTTCTCACGCCATTTTCTCCC ttgaaGATTTCCTCCTCTACGATCTCCATGCATTAATCGCTTCCGCAGATAATCACTCCTCATCAATCACCTTCAAGCAg NNAATTGATCAGCTCCTGTCAGTGATTGATACTCAGCTGCCACCATTGATGAACGGGTTGCAGCTCTTGGAAGATGCTGAATGCAATAAGCGTCTTTTGCCCACTGGATTCAAAGG GATAGATGCTTTGCTTGGAGGAGGCTTACGTGCAGGACAATTAACTGAACTTGTTGGTCCATCCTCTTCTGGTAAGACACAG gCTTGCCTAACATCTGCTTCAACAGTTGCAAAGAATGGTGGTTCAGTTATATACTTTGATACAGGCAACTCCTTTTCACCTCAGCATATTGCACATTTGGTTGGTCAGACCTCTAGTTATGTCATTGGCAATCAG GCTGAACCAGGACCTCTGCAGAAAGTAATGGAGAGGATAATATGCTACTCAGTGTTTGACATCTATCAAATGTTTGATGTGTTGCAGCAACTgaagataaatttgaaatctaaG ATTGTTGAACCAGATCGTCGCGTTCAATTGCTTATTGTTGATTCAATCTCTTCACTGATCACCCCCATCCTTGGGGGCAGTGGTCCTCAAG GACATGCTTTGATGATATCTGCTGGGTATTTACTGAAGAAGTTAGCAGATGAGCATAATATTGCAGTACTG GTAACAAATCATATGGTGGCTGGAGAAGGCGGTACGTCCAAACCAGCACTTGGAGAGAGTTGGAAGAGTGTTCCACATATACGGCTCTTGCTTTCTCGTGAATATGGTAGCAATGTTTGCAACATATCAACGCTAAAACATCCTTCTGTG TTATGTTTCAGGCTTCTGACAGGGCTGCTAAGTGTGTACTATGTATTTGTGACTGCTAATACATCTTATTCAAGATTAGAACTCCTTGCTTCGCTGTATCT AAAGTACAATAATCACATATCACTTCATTGCATGTAA